A single genomic interval of Dehalococcoidales bacterium harbors:
- a CDS encoding protease inhibitor I42 family protein: MKLKTVLTCFAFIALMPLLACSPKLEKATITVTCEDFAQKQDIVAAAKNPFSVGKSFTVALCSESSAGFQWQESALIGDGAVVQQTAYRPGTEQDVWTYKTLSPGNTMLQWSTTDDSVEQRTFRIAIAVE; the protein is encoded by the coding sequence ATGAAACTCAAAACAGTACTAACATGCTTTGCTTTTATCGCATTAATGCCTCTCTTAGCATGCTCACCAAAATTAGAGAAAGCCACCATTACGGTCACCTGTGAGGATTTTGCTCAGAAGCAAGACATTGTTGCAGCTGCCAAAAACCCGTTTTCTGTGGGTAAATCGTTCACAGTAGCCTTATGCTCAGAGTCATCGGCAGGATTTCAGTGGCAAGAATCCGCGTTGATAGGCGACGGAGCTGTGGTACAGCAGACTGCTTACAGGCCCGGCACCGAACAGGATGTCTGGACTTACAAGACACTTAGTCCCGGCAATACTATGCTTCAATGGAGCACCACCGACGACAGCGTTGAGCAACGGACATTCCGCATAGCCATCGCTGTTGAATAG
- a CDS encoding LL-diaminopimelate aminotransferase, which yields MRLSKRIENLPPYLFREITRKIAEKRAKGEEVISFAIGDPDFPTPNNIINRLCQAAQDPANHQYPESDGLPELRRAIAGWYEKRFGVSLDPDKEVLPLLGAKEGIVHAALCFIDPGDIALVPDPGYPPYAMGTIMANGKPYYMPITEGNDFLPDLEIIPSDVIKKAKLLWINYPNNPTGAVAELDFFNHVAKFASNHDLAVCHDAPYSEVAFDDYQPTSFMQAEGGRETGIEFHSLSKSYNMTGWRIGMAVGNAEMIDALKRVKSNIDSGIPQAIQYAAIEALNGPQDLVRKQSLKYQRRRDLVVDMLSDIGLEARRPRAGLYIWTKVPSGYTSLEFANALLEKVGVVVTPGIGYGQNGEGYVRLSLTISDANLVKGLSRLAEWRTH from the coding sequence ATGAGACTATCAAAACGAATAGAGAATCTGCCGCCCTATTTATTTCGCGAGATTACGCGCAAGATTGCCGAGAAAAGGGCCAAGGGGGAAGAGGTAATCAGTTTCGCTATCGGCGACCCGGATTTCCCCACACCAAACAACATAATCAACAGACTCTGCCAGGCAGCGCAGGACCCGGCCAACCACCAATACCCGGAGAGTGACGGTCTTCCCGAACTACGCCGGGCGATAGCGGGATGGTACGAAAAACGCTTTGGCGTTTCTCTTGACCCGGACAAAGAAGTGCTGCCTCTTCTCGGCGCCAAAGAGGGCATTGTCCATGCCGCTCTGTGCTTTATCGATCCCGGCGATATTGCCCTGGTACCCGACCCCGGCTACCCTCCCTACGCGATGGGCACCATAATGGCCAATGGCAAGCCGTACTATATGCCTATTACGGAAGGGAACGATTTTCTTCCCGACCTGGAAATAATACCTTCCGATGTAATTAAGAAGGCTAAACTGCTCTGGATAAACTATCCCAATAATCCCACCGGTGCCGTAGCGGAGCTCGATTTCTTCAACCATGTCGCTAAGTTTGCCAGTAATCATGATCTGGCCGTCTGTCACGACGCTCCTTACAGCGAGGTTGCCTTCGACGACTATCAACCGACTAGCTTTATGCAGGCAGAAGGCGGCAGGGAAACCGGCATCGAGTTCCATTCCCTGTCCAAAAGCTATAACATGACCGGGTGGCGGATAGGAATGGCAGTCGGTAACGCGGAGATGATAGACGCCCTGAAGAGGGTTAAATCGAACATAGACTCAGGTATTCCCCAGGCCATTCAGTACGCTGCTATCGAAGCGCTCAACGGTCCTCAGGACCTGGTTAGAAAGCAGAGCCTAAAATACCAGAGACGGCGTGACCTGGTCGTGGATATGCTTAGCGACATCGGTCTTGAAGCCAGGCGGCCCAGAGCAGGTCTCTATATCTGGACCAAGGTTCCCAGCGGATATACCTCTCTCGAGTTTGCCAACGCCCTGCTGGAAAAGGTGGGGGTGGTGGTTACTCCGGGCATAGGCTACGGGCAGAATGGTGAGGGCTACGTACGTCTGTCTCTGACCATTTCCGACGCTAACCTGGTCAAAGGGTTATCGCGGTTAGCCGAATGGCGTACCCACTAA
- the hflX gene encoding GTPase HflX, which translates to MVAVAIKETVNKQWPVEDSVEELAQLASAAGADIVGKLTQQLNVPSKTYYLGKGKLDELIALKESLNYSMVVFDDELSPLQQRNLEQILKVKVIDRSALILDIFARRAQTREGQLQVELAQHQYLLPRLAGQWSHLERLGGGIGTRGPGESQLETDRRLVDRKVNHLKKQIESVKKHRNLYRQQRRRQGIPIVALVGYTNAGKSTLLNALTHSDVLVEDKLFATLDPTTRSLTLPGKGKVLFTDTVGFIQKLPPSIVTAFRATLEELAEASILLHVVDLTSPNAAEQCQAVEHILEDLGLADRPIITALNKIDLLLSREKKWDEQSAIDHLSGQDLIASKNTALVSAVKKWGLTRLLEVIQDILGRIRA; encoded by the coding sequence CTGGTAGCGGTAGCAATCAAAGAGACCGTTAACAAACAATGGCCGGTAGAAGACTCGGTAGAAGAACTGGCACAGTTAGCCAGCGCAGCCGGCGCTGACATAGTAGGCAAGCTCACCCAGCAGCTAAACGTACCGTCGAAGACATACTACCTCGGCAAAGGCAAGCTTGATGAGTTGATCGCTCTGAAGGAAAGCCTCAACTATAGCATGGTGGTCTTTGATGACGAACTGTCGCCGCTGCAGCAGCGGAACCTGGAGCAAATTCTCAAGGTAAAGGTGATTGACCGCTCCGCCTTGATCCTGGACATTTTCGCCCGGCGTGCGCAAACCAGAGAAGGTCAGTTGCAGGTAGAACTGGCCCAGCACCAGTATCTACTGCCTCGCCTTGCCGGACAGTGGAGCCACCTGGAAAGGCTTGGCGGTGGTATCGGCACCAGGGGCCCGGGTGAATCACAGCTTGAGACAGACCGGAGACTGGTTGACCGTAAGGTCAATCACCTGAAAAAACAGATTGAATCGGTAAAGAAACACCGTAATCTGTACCGGCAGCAACGCAGACGGCAGGGTATCCCCATTGTAGCACTGGTTGGCTATACCAACGCCGGTAAAAGCACTCTGCTGAATGCCTTAACCCATTCCGATGTACTGGTCGAGGATAAGCTCTTTGCCACCCTGGACCCGACCACCCGCAGCCTTACTCTACCCGGTAAGGGTAAGGTACTATTTACCGACACCGTCGGCTTCATACAAAAGCTGCCGCCCAGCATTGTCACTGCATTCCGGGCAACGCTGGAAGAACTGGCCGAAGCCAGTATCCTTTTGCACGTCGTCGATTTGACCTCGCCCAATGCCGCCGAGCAATGTCAGGCCGTCGAGCATATTCTAGAAGACCTCGGCCTTGCCGACAGGCCCATAATCACGGCACTGAACAAAATCGATTTACTGCTTAGCAGGGAGAAGAAATGGGACGAGCAGTCCGCCATAGACCACCTTTCCGGACAGGACCTAATAGCCAGCAAAAATACGGCACTTGTCTCGGCAGTAAAGAAATGGGGCCTTACCCGGCTCCTTGAAGTGATCCAGGATATTTTAGGCCGGATCCGGGCCTAG
- the dapF gene encoding diaminopimelate epimerase yields the protein MDFTKLEGAGNDFMLVEAGDTNRDWSRLAIAVCNRHFGIGADGLLLLLPSEAADFRMCMFNPDGSEAEACGNGLRCLVKYIITRKLLAGDKAQQICYIETKDGVRKAIVNRSEGKPLSIQVSMGLPKFKAGEIPAAIGERDRKLVDIKSMLNYTINLDDRKLPLNLVSMGNPHAVYFTGQPVADFPLTRIGPEVEHHRIFPQRVNFEVARLIDRQQIEARVWERGAGETLACGTGACAIAVAARLNGLTDGSVAIKLSGGILNVEWDGKGEVLLSGPAEIVFTGRWPGGA from the coding sequence ATGGATTTCACTAAACTAGAGGGAGCCGGTAACGATTTTATGCTGGTAGAGGCCGGTGATACCAACCGTGATTGGTCGCGGCTGGCCATTGCTGTCTGCAACCGCCACTTCGGTATCGGCGCCGACGGTCTGCTGCTCCTGCTGCCGTCAGAGGCGGCCGACTTCCGGATGTGTATGTTTAATCCCGATGGCTCCGAGGCGGAAGCCTGCGGCAATGGTCTGAGGTGCCTGGTAAAATACATCATAACCAGGAAGCTGTTAGCCGGAGATAAGGCACAACAAATCTGCTATATCGAAACAAAAGACGGCGTCAGGAAGGCGATAGTAAACCGTTCGGAAGGGAAACCGCTCAGCATCCAGGTTAGTATGGGTCTGCCTAAATTTAAGGCCGGGGAAATACCGGCCGCAATAGGGGAGCGTGATCGGAAATTAGTTGACATAAAGTCTATGCTGAACTATACTATTAACCTGGATGACCGGAAACTACCCCTGAACCTCGTTTCGATGGGAAATCCACATGCTGTCTATTTCACCGGGCAACCGGTGGCGGATTTCCCTTTAACCCGGATAGGGCCGGAGGTAGAGCATCACAGAATATTTCCACAGCGGGTAAACTTTGAGGTCGCCCGGCTGATCGACCGGCAGCAGATAGAAGCCAGGGTATGGGAGAGGGGAGCCGGTGAGACGCTGGCCTGCGGCACAGGCGCCTGTGCAATAGCAGTAGCCGCCCGGTTAAACGGCCTCACCGATGGCAGTGTAGCGATAAAACTGTCCGGGGGCATATTGAATGTAGAATGGGACGGCAAGGGTGAAGTATTGCTCAGCGGTCCTGCCGAAATAGTATTTACCGGCCGGTGGCCGGGCGGGGCATAG
- the miaA gene encoding tRNA (adenosine(37)-N6)-dimethylallyltransferase MiaA, which translates to MSHLVAIVGPTAIGKSKLAIRLAQAFNGEIVSADSRQIYRFMDIGTAKPSPEELSLIPHHLVNIINPDEDFSLAQYQRLAYRAINDIQKRGKLAVLVGGSGQYVWSILEGWGVPEVPPDPEFRQSLSERAAREGEGKLYQELREVDPDSARDINPNNVRRVIRALEVYQSTSIPFSRLKSKQKPPFETMIIGLTTDRAELYRRIDSRVDEMIEQGLIAEVDRLLNMGYGLELPAMSSIGYKQIGAFLNGGLPLAAAIQQIKFETHRFVRHQYAWFQLKDSRISWVDIGSNNTKSQITESFARFTAGTVETKLLPSPPTSRKGTHVI; encoded by the coding sequence ATGAGCCATCTGGTAGCCATAGTCGGACCTACTGCCATAGGTAAAAGCAAACTGGCGATAAGACTGGCCCAGGCGTTTAACGGGGAAATAGTAAGCGCCGACAGCCGTCAGATATATCGCTTTATGGATATCGGTACGGCCAAACCAAGCCCTGAGGAGCTATCCCTTATTCCCCACCATCTGGTCAACATCATAAACCCGGATGAAGACTTCAGTCTGGCGCAGTACCAGCGGCTGGCCTACCGCGCTATTAATGACATCCAGAAACGGGGAAAACTAGCCGTGTTAGTCGGCGGCAGCGGGCAATATGTCTGGTCGATACTGGAGGGCTGGGGAGTACCTGAGGTACCACCCGACCCGGAGTTCAGACAGAGCCTGTCGGAAAGAGCCGCCAGAGAGGGCGAAGGCAAGCTCTATCAGGAGTTGAGGGAGGTTGACCCTGACTCAGCCCGGGATATCAACCCGAATAATGTGCGCCGTGTCATCCGGGCACTAGAGGTATATCAGAGCACCAGCATCCCATTTTCCCGGCTCAAGAGTAAGCAAAAACCGCCCTTTGAAACGATGATAATCGGTCTGACCACGGATAGGGCAGAGCTGTATCGCAGAATCGACTCAAGGGTCGACGAGATGATAGAGCAGGGGTTGATAGCCGAAGTGGACAGGCTGCTTAATATGGGCTACGGGCTCGAACTACCGGCTATGTCCAGCATCGGCTACAAGCAAATCGGCGCCTTTCTAAACGGCGGGCTGCCCCTGGCTGCAGCAATACAGCAAATCAAGTTTGAGACCCACCGTTTCGTCAGACACCAATACGCCTGGTTTCAACTCAAGGACAGCAGAATCAGCTGGGTTGACATCGGCAGTAATAATACCAAATCACAAATCACGGAATCATTTGCCCGTTTCACGGCAGGTACGGTAGAAACAAAACTCCTGCCAAGCCCACCCACTTCAAGAAAGGGCACACATGTTATATAA
- the tpiA gene encoding triose-phosphate isomerase gives MRIPMIAGNWKMNTTVSEAVELVSKMRTGLDEIAGVEKVICPPFVSLTAVKELIKGSSIKLGAQNLYFEDKGAYTGEISPLMLADLCEFVIIGHSERRQYFGESGDIVNRKVKAALKANLKPILCVGEKLEENETGRTEEVIAEQLRSSLAGIDFLDAVTVAYEPIWAIGTGRAATGRQANDTIAFIRISIAGLGTKEAAGKMRILYGGSVTAENAAEFIKQPEIDGALVGGASLKADQFLSIVTQARASSG, from the coding sequence ATGCGCATCCCGATGATAGCCGGTAATTGGAAGATGAATACCACGGTAAGCGAGGCGGTAGAGCTGGTCAGCAAAATGCGCACCGGCCTTGATGAAATAGCCGGCGTCGAGAAGGTAATCTGCCCGCCGTTCGTCTCATTAACAGCGGTAAAAGAGCTAATCAAAGGGAGCTCGATAAAATTAGGGGCGCAGAACCTGTACTTCGAGGACAAGGGCGCCTATACCGGCGAGATTTCCCCGTTAATGCTGGCCGATCTCTGTGAGTTTGTCATCATCGGCCACTCGGAGCGCAGGCAATACTTTGGCGAGAGCGGAGACATCGTCAACAGAAAGGTCAAAGCGGCGCTGAAGGCTAACCTAAAGCCTATTCTTTGCGTCGGTGAGAAACTTGAGGAAAATGAAACCGGCAGAACCGAGGAGGTGATTGCCGAGCAGCTCAGATCGTCCCTGGCCGGAATCGATTTCCTTGACGCGGTGACGGTAGCCTACGAACCAATCTGGGCTATCGGCACAGGCAGGGCAGCCACCGGACGACAGGCAAACGACACCATTGCTTTCATCCGCATCAGTATCGCCGGACTGGGGACGAAAGAAGCCGCCGGGAAAATGCGGATTCTCTACGGAGGCAGCGTCACCGCAGAAAACGCCGCTGAATTTATCAAGCAACCCGAGATAGACGGCGCCCTGGTCGGTGGGGCCAGCCTAAAAGCAGACCAATTCTTGAGCATCGTGACCCAGGCCAGGGCAAGCAGCGGCTAA